The following coding sequences are from one Desulfosporosinus orientis DSM 765 window:
- a CDS encoding winged helix-turn-helix domain-containing protein yields MLRDILEILSRKETLSMTQLAAEVGYSVRELEGALKQMEHMGYVRRELLGPTCSSACGHDQDSHCEGCGFLTPETLTCWVLTGRGQIMLDQSSTK; encoded by the coding sequence ATGCTTAGGGATATACTGGAAATCTTATCGCGCAAAGAAACGTTATCAATGACACAACTTGCTGCAGAGGTTGGTTATTCGGTCAGAGAATTGGAAGGTGCTTTAAAACAAATGGAACATATGGGGTATGTTCGTCGAGAGCTTCTAGGACCTACTTGCAGTTCCGCTTGTGGACATGACCAAGATAGTCATTGTGAAGGATGTGGGTTTCTTACTCCCGAAACGTTAACTTGCTGGGTACTAACAGGAAGAGGTCAAATAATGTTAGATCAAAGCTCAACAAAATGA
- a CDS encoding TetR/AcrR family transcriptional regulator, with amino-acid sequence MSKPREEKYHAILDAATEAFAEYGYYTCQVSKIAKLAGVADGTIYLYFKNKEDILVSLFSDRMGRFIQEIRRSIVQCQTTQERIFCIIRTHFKQMQENRSLAVVTQIELRQSDPKIREAISGPLREYFHLIEQVLAEGVEKQEIVLPDVKIGRQMFFGTLDAVISDWVSSKKPRALEGTEDLVFNLMRGAFKISEA; translated from the coding sequence ATGAGTAAGCCCCGTGAGGAAAAATATCACGCTATTTTAGATGCAGCCACGGAGGCTTTTGCAGAATATGGCTATTATACTTGCCAAGTTTCCAAGATCGCAAAATTAGCTGGAGTGGCTGATGGTACAATTTATTTATATTTTAAAAACAAAGAAGATATTTTAGTCAGCTTGTTTTCTGATCGGATGGGACGTTTTATTCAAGAGATTCGTCGATCCATTGTTCAATGCCAGACAACTCAAGAGCGAATATTTTGTATAATTCGGACTCATTTCAAGCAAATGCAGGAAAATCGTTCTTTAGCTGTCGTTACTCAGATTGAGCTCAGACAGTCTGATCCGAAAATTCGAGAAGCAATATCAGGGCCACTGCGGGAGTATTTTCATTTGATTGAGCAGGTACTTGCTGAAGGTGTTGAAAAACAGGAAATTGTTTTGCCAGACGTTAAGATTGGCCGTCAGATGTTCTTTGGAACACTCGATGCAGTAATTAGTGATTGGGTAAGTTCTAAAAAGCCTCGGGCTTTAGAAGGCACGGAAGATCTTGTATTTAACCTGATGCGTGGAGCTTTTAAGATTAGTGAAGCCTAA